The Cupriavidus necator N-1 DNA window GCTCCAGCGCCGGGCGGCTGAAGGTGGACACGAGCCGCACCGCGTCGCGGCTGTTCAGGCGCTCCTTGATCTGGCCCTGGAACTGCGGGTCCAGCACCTTGGCCGAGAGCACGAACGAGGCGCGCGCAAACACGTCTTCGCTCATCAGCTTGACGCCCTTGGGTTGCAGCGCGTGCATCTCGATAAAGCTCTTGACCGCCTGGAACAGGCCTTCGCGCAGGCCGGATTCATGCGTGCCCCCGGCCGGCGTGGGGATCAGGTTGACGTAGGACTCTCGCACCGGCGCGCCGTCTTCGGTCCAGGCCACCACCCAGGAGGCGCCTTCGCCGTCGGCAAAGCCTTCTTCGCCGGGATTGGCGTCGGGGTCAGCGAAATGCTCGCCCTCGAACATCGGGATCACCAACTCGGCGCCACTGCCCTGCGCCAGCGCCTCGACCAGGTAGCCCTTCAGCCCCTGGTCGTATTGCCAGGTCTGGCGCTCGCCGGTCTTCTCGGTCACCAGCGTGACCTTGACGCCCGGCAGCAGCACGGCCTTGCTGCGCAGCAGGCGCTGCAGCTCGGCCAGCGGGATCGCGGCCGAGTCGAAATACTTGGCATCCGGCCACACCTGCACGCGGGTGCCGCTTTTCTTCTCGCCACGCTCGATCTTGCGCGAGGCCAGCGGCACGGTCACGTCGCCGCCGGAGAAGGTCAGCGTCGAGCACATGCTGTCGCGCCACACGGTCACGTCCATCTGCGTCGACAAGGCATTGGTCACCGACACGCCCACGCCATGCAGGCCGCCCGAGAACGCATAGGCGCCGCCCTTGCCCTTGTCGAACTTGCCGCCGGCGTGCAGCCGGGTGAAGACGATCTCGACCACCGGCACGCCTTCTTCCGGATGGATGCCCACCGGAATGCCGCGGCCGTCGTCCTCCACGCTGAGGCTGCCGTCGCGATGCAGGGTCACCAGGATCTCGGAGCCGTGGCCGCCGAGGGCCTCGTCCGAGGCGTTGTCGATCACCTCCTGCACGATGTGCAGGGGGTTGTCGGTCCGGGTGTACATGCCGGGACGCTGCTTGACCGGCTCCAGGCCCTTCAGGACCCGGATGGAAGATTCGCTGTACTGACTGGTTTTGCTCGCCATGGAGTCGCTACGAAAGTGATGGTCCCGGCTGCCACGAGGCGCACAACTGTGCACGCGCCGGGGCACCGGGCACTGCATTGTAATGGAAGCGGGCGACGGCAATCCCGCCAAAAAGGCGCTCGCCCTGCCAGCCCGCGCCGGCGCCGCTTTGCCGGGCCGCCGCCACTTTTTGCCAGGGCGCCCCAACCCGGCCGGCCTCGCGGGCGGCGCAGTACGCGTTTTCCCGAGCCGGAGTAAACTCGCCACCACCCGGCCCCGGCAAGCCTGATTGCCGTCCCGGCACGGACAACAACAAGCACACACAATCCCTGTCGGCGCCGCCCTACCCGGCGGGACTGCCGCACACCGAGCCAAGACATGCAGAACCGACAACTCTCCCTGACCACCGTCCTCGTGTGCGGTGGGCTGCTCGTCACGCTTTCAATGGGCATCCGGCACGGCTTCGGCCTATTCAACCTGCCGATCACGCAGGCCCACGGCTGGAACCGCGAGACCTTCGCCTTTGCCCTGGCGCTGCAGAACCTGATGTGGGGCGCCAGCCAGCCCTTTGCCGGGGCGCTGGCCGACAAGTTCGGCGCGCTGCGCATCATGCTGGTCGGCGTGGCGCTGTACGTGGCCGGGCTGGTGGTGATGGCACTGGCCACCAGCGGCACCGCCTTTGCCACCGGCGCCGGCGTGATGATCGGCATCGCCCAGTCCGGCACCACCTACAGCATCGTCTACGGCGTGATCGGCCGCGTGGCCAGCCCCGAGAAGCGGGTCTGGGCCATGGGCATCGCCGCCGCCGCGGGCTCGTTCGGCCAGTTCCTGATGATCCCGGTGGAACAGGGCCTGATCTCCGGCCTGGGCTGGCAGAACGCGCTGTACGTGATGGCGCTGATGGCCTGCGTGATGCTGCCGCTGGCGCTGACACTGCGCGAGCCGCGCGAAGCGGCCCACACCGGCGGCCACCACCAGACCATCGGCCAGGCCGTGCACGAAGCCTTCGGCAACCGCAACTTCCAGCTGCTGACGCTGGGCTACTTCGTGTGCGGCTTCCAGGTGGTGTTTATCGGCGTGCACCTGGCGCCGTACCTGAAGGACCAGGGCCTGACCGACCCGAAAGTCGCAGTCGTGGCGCTGGCGCTGATCGGGCTGTTCAATGTATTCGGCACCTATACCGCCGGCGCGCTGGGCCAGCGCCTGCCCAAGCGCTACCTGCTGTCCGCCATCTACGTGACGCGCTCGGTGGTGATCGCCGGCTACCTGCTGCTGCCGCTGACGGTGGCCAGCACCTGGGTGTTCGCGGCGCTGATGGGCTTCCTGTGGCTGTCCACGGTGCCGCTGACCAACGGCATCATCGCCCAGGTGTTCGGCGTGAAATACCTGTCAATGCTGTCGGGCGTGGTGTTCTTCTCGCACCAGATCGGCAGCTTCCTGGGGGCCTGGCTGGGCGGCTACCTCTATGACCGCACCGGCGGCTACAACACGGTGTGGCTGATCTCGATCGCGCTGGGCGTGGTGGCCGCGCTGGTGAACCTGCCGATCCGCGAGCAGGCGCTGGTGCGCGCGCAGCCGGCGGCGGCATGATGACAGCGGCCCGCGTCCGCGTGGCGAAGGCAGCCGGGCTGGCGGTGCTGGCCGGGCTGCTGGCACTGGGGTTCGTGGGCTACCTGCGGCCGGGTTTTATGGTCGATCTGACCAATATGGTGTTGGCGTGGTGCGGGTGACGCAGCCAGGCGCTCACACGCCCTCGCCCTTCGACTTCGCTTCCAGCACTTCCCAGCGCTCCAGCGCTTCCAGCAATTCCATCTCGATCTCGTCGTGCCGGGTGCCCAGCTGCACGGCCTTGGGCGCATCGCTGACATAGAGCGAACCGTCTTCCAGCTGCGCCGAGATCGCCTTCTGCTCCGTTTCCAGCGCGGCAATGCGCTCCGGCAGGCCGTCCAGCTCGCGCTGTTCCTTGTACGACAGCTTGACGGTCCGGTTGGCGCCGCGCGCCTCGCGCGAGTCCTTGCCCTTTACCGGCTCCGCCGCCTTCTGCTCCGGCTTGCGCGCGGCCTGCAGCGCCGCGCTGCGGGCCGACTGCTCGACCCAGTCGGAATATCCGCCCACCGACTCGCGCCACACGCCATCGCCCTCGGCGGCCAGGGTCGAGGTCACCACGTTGTCCAGGAAGGCGCGGTCGTGCGAAACCAGGAACACGGTGCCGCTGTAGTCCTGCAGCAGTTCTTCCAGCAGTTCCAGCGTGTCAATATCAAGATCGTTGGTGGGCTCGTCCAGCACCAGCACATTGGCCGGGCGCGCAAACAGGCGCGCCAGCAGCAGCCGGTTGCGCTCGCCGCCAGACAGCGACTTGACCGGCGAGCGCGCACGTTCCGGCGCGAACAGGAAGTCGCCCAGGTAGCTCATCACATGCTTGCGCTGGCCGTTGACCTCGACCCAGTCGCTGCCCGGGCTGATGGTGTCGGCCAGCGAGCGCTCCAGGTCCAGCGCGGTGCGCATCTGGTCGAAGTACGCTACCTGCAGGTTGCTGCCATTGCGCACGGTGCCGCTGTCCGGCGCCAGTTCGCCCAGGATCAGCCGCAGCAGCGTGGTCTTGCCGGCGCCGTTGGGGCCGATCAGGCCGACCTTGTCGCCGCGCATGATGGTGGCGGTGAAGTCGCGCACCACCACCTTGTCGCCATAGGCCTTGCTGACGCCGGTCAGCTCCGACACGATCTTGCCGGAGCGGTCGGCCTGTGACACCTCCAGCTTGACGTTACCCTGGACTTCACGGCGCGCGGCGCGCTCGTTGCGCATCGCCACCAGCCGCTGGATGCGCGACACGCTGCGCGTGCGGCGCGCCTCCACCCCCTTGCGGATCCACACTTCCTCCTGCGCCAGCAGCTTGTCGAACTTGGCCTGCTCGACCTGCTCGGCCGCCAGCATCTCTTCCTTGCGCGCCTGGTAGGCGGCGAAGTTGCCGGGGAAGGACACCAGCCGGCCGCGGTCCAGTTCGATGATGCGCGTGGCCACGCGGTCGAGGAAGGCGCGGTCGTGGGTGATCAGCAGCACGCTGCCGCGGAAGCCCAGCAGCAGGTCTTCCAGCCAGCGGATCGCTTCCACGTCGAGGTGGTTGGTAGGTTCATCCAGCAGCAGGATGTCGGGCTCGGCCACCAGCGCCTGCGCCAGCGCCACGCGTTTCTGCAGGCCGCCGGACAGTGCCTCGACGCGCGTGTGCGAATCCAGCCCCAGCCGTGCCAGCGTAGTTTCGACGCGGGTGCGCAGCTGCCAGGCGCCGGCGGCGTCCAACTCGGACTGCAGCCGATGCAATTCGGCCAGCGCGGCTTCGTCGTCGTGGTTCTCGGCCACACGGTCGGCGGCGGCCTCGTAGCGCACCAGCAGGTCGTGCGCATCGCCCATGCCCTGGGAGACGGCGTCGAACACGGTGATGCCCGCCTCAAACTGCGGCTCCTGCGGCACGTAGGCGCTGGTCACGCCGCTCTGGCGCGCGATCAGCCCGTCGTCCGGCGCCGACAGCCCCGCCACGATCTTCAGCAGCGAGGACTTGCCCGAGCCGTTGCGCCCGATCAAACCCACGCGCTCGCCGGCCTCCAGCGAAAAGTCGGTGTGATCGAGCAGGGCCACGTGCCCGAAGGCAAGCTGGGCGTCGGTAATGGAAAACAGGGCCATGGGAGAAAGACGAGACGACGAGAGAAAGGAGGGACGGCCTGGCAGCCAGGGCTGGCGTGGCACGGCAGCCCGCATTGTAGACGACCGGGGCCGGGCCAAGGCTGGCCCCAAAAAAGAAGGGCCCGCGCACTGCGGGCCCAAGAGTCTCTCCTCGGTGCCCTGCTCGCAAGGCACGAAGCCAGCATAACAACGCCCCCCTGCCCGCTCCAGTCGGAAAAGTCCGTAAGGGAAAGCCCCGTCAACCGCGATTTCCGGACGCCGCCGCGGCAAATTGGTACGGCCAAGGCACTCATGCGAAGATGTCGGCCGTGCCAATGGCCTGCCGCCAACCTCATGACCACCGCTTCACTGAAATTGTCCGACCTGTCCGTGTCTGCGCTCGTCGCCGGGCTGGTCGCCACACTCACCGGCTATACCAGTTCGCTGGTGCTGATGATCCAGGCCGGCCACGCCGCCCACCTGACCGATGCCCAGATCTCCTCCTGGATCTGGGCGCTGTCGATGGGCATGGGGATCACCACCATCGGCCTGTCGCTGGCGCTGCGCGTGCCGATCGTGGTGGCCTGGTCC harbors:
- a CDS encoding DNA topoisomerase IV subunit B, encoding MASKTSQYSESSIRVLKGLEPVKQRPGMYTRTDNPLHIVQEVIDNASDEALGGHGSEILVTLHRDGSLSVEDDGRGIPVGIHPEEGVPVVEIVFTRLHAGGKFDKGKGGAYAFSGGLHGVGVSVTNALSTQMDVTVWRDSMCSTLTFSGGDVTVPLASRKIERGEKKSGTRVQVWPDAKYFDSAAIPLAELQRLLRSKAVLLPGVKVTLVTEKTGERQTWQYDQGLKGYLVEALAQGSGAELVIPMFEGEHFADPDANPGEEGFADGEGASWVVAWTEDGAPVRESYVNLIPTPAGGTHESGLREGLFQAVKSFIEMHALQPKGVKLMSEDVFARASFVLSAKVLDPQFQGQIKERLNSRDAVRLVSTFSRPALELWLNHHVEYGKKLAELVIRQAQARTRAAQKVEKKKGSGVAVLPGKLTDCESTDVTRNELFLVEGDSAGGSAKMGRDKEFQAILPLRGKVLNTWETERDRLFANNEVHDIAVAIGVDPHGANDEPDLSNLRYGKICILSDADVDGAHIQVLLLTLFFRHFPKLIDTGNVCVARPPLFRVDAPARGKKPAQKLYALDEGELLAIQDKLLKDGVKENSWQISRFKGLGEMSAEQLWETTMNPDTRRLLPVSLGEFDLPQTVEMMNMLMGKGEAAQRRSWLEEKGNEVEADI
- a CDS encoding MFS transporter, coding for MQNRQLSLTTVLVCGGLLVTLSMGIRHGFGLFNLPITQAHGWNRETFAFALALQNLMWGASQPFAGALADKFGALRIMLVGVALYVAGLVVMALATSGTAFATGAGVMIGIAQSGTTYSIVYGVIGRVASPEKRVWAMGIAAAAGSFGQFLMIPVEQGLISGLGWQNALYVMALMACVMLPLALTLREPREAAHTGGHHQTIGQAVHEAFGNRNFQLLTLGYFVCGFQVVFIGVHLAPYLKDQGLTDPKVAVVALALIGLFNVFGTYTAGALGQRLPKRYLLSAIYVTRSVVIAGYLLLPLTVASTWVFAALMGFLWLSTVPLTNGIIAQVFGVKYLSMLSGVVFFSHQIGSFLGAWLGGYLYDRTGGYNTVWLISIALGVVAALVNLPIREQALVRAQPAAA
- a CDS encoding ATP-binding cassette domain-containing protein yields the protein MALFSITDAQLAFGHVALLDHTDFSLEAGERVGLIGRNGSGKSSLLKIVAGLSAPDDGLIARQSGVTSAYVPQEPQFEAGITVFDAVSQGMGDAHDLLVRYEAAADRVAENHDDEAALAELHRLQSELDAAGAWQLRTRVETTLARLGLDSHTRVEALSGGLQKRVALAQALVAEPDILLLDEPTNHLDVEAIRWLEDLLLGFRGSVLLITHDRAFLDRVATRIIELDRGRLVSFPGNFAAYQARKEEMLAAEQVEQAKFDKLLAQEEVWIRKGVEARRTRSVSRIQRLVAMRNERAARREVQGNVKLEVSQADRSGKIVSELTGVSKAYGDKVVVRDFTATIMRGDKVGLIGPNGAGKTTLLRLILGELAPDSGTVRNGSNLQVAYFDQMRTALDLERSLADTISPGSDWVEVNGQRKHVMSYLGDFLFAPERARSPVKSLSGGERNRLLLARLFARPANVLVLDEPTNDLDIDTLELLEELLQDYSGTVFLVSHDRAFLDNVVTSTLAAEGDGVWRESVGGYSDWVEQSARSAALQAARKPEQKAAEPVKGKDSREARGANRTVKLSYKEQRELDGLPERIAALETEQKAISAQLEDGSLYVSDAPKAVQLGTRHDEIEMELLEALERWEVLEAKSKGEGV